The Meiothermus sp. QL-1 genomic interval TTCAAAGCTTTGGTGGTGGAATCGGGGGAGCCCTACCGCGCAGTGCTGCGGGAGGCCCGGCTAGAAGAGCTGCCGCCCGGGGAGGTGCTGGTCCGGGTGGCCTACAGCAGCCTCAACTACAAGGATGGCCTGGCCATCACCGGAGCCGGCAAGGTCATCCGCAGCTTTCCCATGGTGCCGGGGATTGATCTGGCTGGGGTGGTGCTGGCCTCCGAGAGCCCCGAGTTCCAACCCGGGGACGAGGTAATTCTGACCGGCTATGGCATCGGCGAGCGGCACTGGGGGGGCATGGCCGAGCTGGCCAGGGTGCGGGCAGAGTGGCTGGTGCCCCTGCCCGAGGGCTTGAGCCTGAAGGAGGCCATGGGCATCGGCACCGCAGGCTTCACCGCCATGCTTGCGCTCATGGCCCTGGAGGCCCACAGCATAGACCCCGCGCGCGAGGTCCTGGTCACAGGGGCCGCCGGCGGGGTGGGCAGCCTGGCCGTGGCCCTTCTGGCCCAGCGGGGCTACCGGGTGGTGGCCGCCACCGGCCGCCCAGGCGAGGAGGCCTATCTGAGGTCCCTCGGGGCCGCCGAGGTCCTGGAGCGCAGCCTGCTCACCGCCCCGGCCCGCCCCCTGGAGTCCGAGCGCTTCGGCGGGGCGGTGGACACGGTGGGAGGGGCGGTGCTGGCTGGGGTCCTGCCCCGCATGGCCTACGGCGGCAGCGTGGCGGCTTGCGGCAACGCGGGGGGTGCTAGGCTCGAGACCACCGTCTTCCCCTTCATCCTGCGGGGGGTGAACCTGCTGGGCATTGACTCGGTGATGTGCCCGCGGGAGAAACGCCGGCTGGCCTGGCAACGCCTGGCCCGTGAGCTGCCCAAGGCCTTGCTCGAGGCCACCGTCAAGACGGTGACCCTGGACGAGGTGCCGGCTTTGGCCCAGGCCATCCTGCAGGGCCAGGTGCGGGGACGGGTGGTGGTGCAGCTCGCCCCCTAATTCAGGCTGATCTCCTCGATTCGTCGGGGCAGGTTGCGGGGGGCCGCTTCGAACCGCAGGGGGCTCGCCGGTATCAAGGAGCTGCGCCCGCCCTGGGTAATCTCGCCCTGAAGGAAAAAGCTCACCCGGGCCGCGCTGTGCTCGGGGCGCAGGGGCACGGGTGGGGCCGGGGGGCACGGGGCCAGGATGCTCCGCCCCGACTCATCAAAGCCCAGGCAGTCCGAGTAGCGCACCACAAAGCCCCGAGGCTGTACGTAGTCGGCCAGGAGGTTGCCGCTGCTTTGGCTGAGGGTGGTCGGGATGGCGGCAGGCAGACCGTTGGGCAGCCGCCTCGGACCCACCGGTACAAACTCCTCGTAGACGTAGAGCAGCCATTTATCGTTGTTGGCGGGGTCGGGGCCGGGATTCTCGGCCCCGCTGGCCTGCCGTACCACCCAGCCCCGCTGCAAGGGGTAGATCATCACGAATTTAACCACCTCCACCCCATTGCGCAGGGTGGGCGGCTGGAGCAGGGCGATGGCCGGGTCGTCGCCAATCTGCCAGGTGTTGTTGCCGCGGAGGGGGTTGCGCACCGTGTACCCCTGGGCACCACCAACGGTGAGGGTGGTCCCCGGGGGGTAAAGGAAGGCCGCGGTCGCAACGTAATCGCTAATCAGGTTGCCCGCGGTGCGCAGGTCTTCGGTGAGAAGTTGGGAATTCTGCACAAAGCGCAGGCTTTCATTGCTGCTGCGCAGCCCCGCCCCAATCAGGGCCAGAATGGCCACCCCGACCACCGCCGCAATCAGCATCTCGATGAGGGTGATGCCCAGGTTCCGCATACTGCCTCTATAAGGGAGGGCGCACCACTTCGGTGGTGAAACGGTAGCTGCGGCCCTGGGGACCCGAAAAACTCAGCGTCACCCGCCGCAGCACCACCTGTTGGCCTAG includes:
- a CDS encoding MDR family oxidoreductase, encoding MQSFKALVVESGEPYRAVLREARLEELPPGEVLVRVAYSSLNYKDGLAITGAGKVIRSFPMVPGIDLAGVVLASESPEFQPGDEVILTGYGIGERHWGGMAELARVRAEWLVPLPEGLSLKEAMGIGTAGFTAMLALMALEAHSIDPAREVLVTGAAGGVGSLAVALLAQRGYRVVAATGRPGEEAYLRSLGAAEVLERSLLTAPARPLESERFGGAVDTVGGAVLAGVLPRMAYGGSVAACGNAGGARLETTVFPFILRGVNLLGIDSVMCPREKRRLAWQRLARELPKALLEATVKTVTLDEVPALAQAILQGQVRGRVVVQLAP
- a CDS encoding PilW family protein, which encodes MRNLGITLIEMLIAAVVGVAILALIGAGLRSSNESLRFVQNSQLLTEDLRTAGNLISDYVATAAFLYPPGTTLTVGGAQGYTVRNPLRGNNTWQIGDDPAIALLQPPTLRNGVEVVKFVMIYPLQRGWVVRQASGAENPGPDPANNDKWLLYVYEEFVPVGPRRLPNGLPAAIPTTLSQSSGNLLADYVQPRGFVVRYSDCLGFDESGRSILAPCPPAPPVPLRPEHSAARVSFFLQGEITQGGRSSLIPASPLRFEAAPRNLPRRIEEISLN